Proteins encoded by one window of Blautia faecicola:
- the hemW gene encoding radical SAM family heme chaperone HemW, whose product MKKALELYLHIPFCIRKCEYCDFLSGPADERNRRTYLDALLRELAAVGPQAEDYEVTSVYIGGGTPSLLPGEWMEKLMAGVREGYCLAKDAEISMEANPGTLTKENLAGYRRAGINRLSLGCQSTDDAELKLLGRIHTWAQFQESFRMAREAGFINLNVDLMSGLPGQHLASWEESLETIARMEPEHISAYSLIIEEGTPFAEKTLELPDEEEERQMYERTGEILQSYGYQQYEISNYAKPGKECQHNLGYWTRREYLGFGVGSASLFQNQRFTNLRDRSAYAAFDGKVESIRRDLETLTVREQMEETMILGLRLIRGVSRSEFQKNFGVSVGEIYGPMLEKYSRMGLLQIKGDRIALTRAGISVSNPIMADFLLDE is encoded by the coding sequence ATGAAAAAAGCACTGGAATTATATCTGCACATTCCGTTTTGTATCCGAAAATGTGAATATTGCGATTTTTTATCCGGACCTGCCGATGAGAGGAACAGGAGAACGTATCTGGATGCCCTGTTGCGGGAACTTGCGGCGGTGGGACCACAGGCGGAAGACTATGAGGTGACCTCCGTGTATATCGGTGGAGGTACGCCTTCGCTTCTTCCGGGAGAATGGATGGAGAAACTGATGGCGGGCGTCCGGGAAGGCTACTGTCTGGCGAAAGATGCGGAGATTTCGATGGAAGCCAATCCGGGAACGTTGACGAAAGAAAATCTTGCAGGCTATCGGAGGGCGGGGATCAACCGCCTGAGCCTGGGATGCCAGTCCACGGATGATGCGGAACTGAAACTACTGGGGCGGATCCATACCTGGGCGCAGTTTCAGGAGAGTTTCCGGATGGCGAGAGAGGCGGGATTTATCAATCTGAATGTGGATCTGATGTCTGGTCTGCCGGGTCAGCATCTGGCTTCCTGGGAGGAAAGTCTGGAAACCATTGCCCGGATGGAACCGGAGCATATTTCCGCGTACAGCCTGATCATCGAGGAGGGAACTCCGTTTGCTGAGAAAACACTCGAACTTCCCGATGAGGAGGAAGAACGGCAAATGTATGAGCGGACCGGGGAGATTTTACAGTCTTATGGATATCAGCAGTATGAAATTTCCAACTATGCAAAGCCGGGAAAAGAGTGTCAGCACAACCTGGGATACTGGACCAGAAGAGAATATCTGGGATTCGGTGTGGGAAGCGCGTCGCTCTTTCAGAACCAGCGGTTTACCAATCTGAGAGACCGGAGCGCGTACGCAGCCTTTGACGGAAAGGTGGAATCGATCCGGCGCGACCTGGAAACACTGACAGTGCGGGAGCAGATGGAAGAGACGATGATTCTTGGACTGCGGCTGATCCGCGGTGTATCGAGAAGTGAGTTTCAGAAAAACTTCGGAGTGTCTGTGGGAGAAATCTACGGACCGATGCTGGAAAAATACAGCAGGATGGGACTTTTGCAGATCAAAGGTGACCGGATCGCACTGACCCGGGCAGGAATCAGCGTCAGCAATCCGATCATGGCGGATTTTCTGCTGGATGAGTAA
- a CDS encoding glycosyltransferase, giving the protein MKPAVSIIVPVYNGEKTLERCVDSVLKQEYEDFELFLVNDGSTDKTREICDRYAASDERVLVIHKENSGVSESRNMAIAQAHGEYLQFLDCDDWITPDATKLLVRAAREEQADLVIADFYRVIGERLSHKGDIGIDGVMDQEAFVGCMMEKPADFYYGVLWNKLYRRDIIQEHQLQMNPEINWCEDFMFNLEYIRHARRFYALHTPIYYYVKTKGSLASQGINLSKTIKMKLTVFAYYNDFYKNVLDEEEYEKNRLQVYRFLIDAAGDGMVAPTILPGSQKLGEERSSLYLEAVEGEGVLMDEYRSRKLLDRYLEPVASQFDLTFPEIRLLLYLSHLKQPVSRRELSDYTNMSRRSLALYLQKLAARGYIRIQESREKKAQDRRLTFWMLPEAAQVEEALANVQREYDETRYQNFSEDELLQYAYLTEKIKKNMQKVLQ; this is encoded by the coding sequence ATGAAACCTGCAGTAAGTATTATCGTTCCGGTCTATAATGGAGAAAAGACACTGGAGCGGTGTGTGGACAGTGTATTGAAACAGGAATATGAAGATTTTGAACTGTTTCTGGTCAATGACGGCAGTACCGATAAAACAAGGGAAATCTGTGACCGGTATGCCGCTTCGGATGAGCGGGTGCTGGTGATCCACAAGGAAAATTCCGGAGTTTCGGAGAGCAGAAATATGGCGATCGCCCAGGCACACGGGGAATATCTGCAATTTCTCGACTGCGACGACTGGATCACGCCGGATGCGACCAAACTTCTGGTGCGGGCGGCGAGGGAAGAACAGGCAGATCTTGTGATCGCTGACTTTTATCGGGTGATCGGGGAGCGTCTGTCTCATAAAGGCGACATCGGAATCGACGGCGTGATGGATCAGGAAGCCTTTGTGGGCTGTATGATGGAGAAACCGGCGGATTTTTATTACGGTGTGCTCTGGAACAAGCTGTACCGGCGGGATATTATCCAGGAGCATCAGTTACAGATGAATCCGGAGATCAACTGGTGTGAGGATTTTATGTTTAATCTGGAATATATCCGTCATGCCAGAAGGTTCTATGCGCTGCACACGCCGATCTACTATTATGTGAAGACCAAAGGTTCTCTGGCGAGCCAGGGCATCAACCTGTCGAAGACGATCAAGATGAAGCTGACCGTATTTGCCTACTATAATGATTTTTATAAAAATGTTCTGGACGAAGAGGAATATGAGAAAAATCGCTTACAGGTCTATCGTTTTCTCATCGATGCGGCGGGGGATGGCATGGTAGCGCCGACGATCCTGCCCGGTTCACAGAAACTTGGGGAAGAACGAAGCAGCCTGTATCTGGAAGCCGTGGAGGGAGAGGGCGTTCTGATGGATGAATACCGGAGCCGGAAGCTTCTGGACCGGTATCTGGAGCCGGTGGCAAGCCAGTTTGATCTTACCTTTCCGGAGATACGGTTACTGTTGTATCTGAGTCATCTGAAACAGCCGGTCAGCAGAAGAGAGCTGAGCGATTATACGAATATGAGCAGGAGAAGTCTGGCGCTGTATCTGCAAAAACTGGCGGCACGGGGATATATCCGCATCCAGGAGAGCAGAGAAAAAAAGGCACAGGATCGCAGACTCACCTTCTGGATGCTGCCGGAAGCAGCGCAGGTGGAAGAAGCGCTTGCCAACGTACAGCGGGAGTATGACGAGACACGCTATCAGAATTTCAGCGAGGACGAACTGTTGCAGTATGCGTATCTGACAGAAAAAATCAAAAAGAATATGCAGAAGGTACTGCAATAA
- the lepA gene encoding translation elongation factor 4 yields MADFDQSKIRNFCIIAHIDHGKSTLADRIIEMTGLLTEREMQSQVLDNMDLERERGITIKAQTVRTVYKAKDGEEYIFNLIDTPGHVDFNYEVSRSLAACDGAILVVDAAQGIEAQTLANVYLALDHDLDVVPVINKIDLPSAEPERVINEIEDVIGIEAQDAPQISAKTGLNVEEVLEQIVEKVPAPTGDPNAPLQALIFDSVYDSYKGVIVFCRIKEGKISKGTSVRMMATGAVEDVVEVGYFGAGQFIPCEELSAGMVGYFTASIKNVKDTRVGDTVTDNNRPCSEPLPGYKKVNPMVYCGVYPADGAKYGDLRDALEKLQLNDASLQYEPETSIALGFGFRCGFLGLLHLEIIQERLEREYNLDLVTTAPGVIYKVHKTNGEVMDLTNPSNLPDPSTIEYMEEPMVKAEIMVTTEFIGPIMDLCQERRGQYQGMEYMETTRALLTYHMPLNEIIYDFFDALKSRSRGYASFDYEMIGYERSELVKLDILVNKEEVDALSFIVFEGSAYERGRKMCEKLKEEIPRQLFEIPIQAAVGGKIIARETVRAMRKDVLAKCYGGDISRKKKLLEKQKEGKKRMRQVGNVEIPQKAFMSVLKLDED; encoded by the coding sequence GTGGCAGATTTTGATCAAAGTAAAATTCGTAATTTCTGTATTATCGCCCATATTGATCACGGAAAATCTACCCTGGCAGACCGGATCATCGAGATGACCGGTCTTCTGACAGAAAGAGAGATGCAGTCCCAGGTACTGGATAATATGGATCTGGAACGTGAGAGAGGAATTACCATCAAGGCACAGACCGTGCGAACCGTATATAAGGCAAAAGACGGGGAGGAATACATTTTCAACCTGATCGACACCCCCGGACATGTCGACTTTAACTATGAGGTTTCCAGAAGCCTTGCAGCGTGTGACGGCGCGATCCTTGTTGTGGATGCCGCACAGGGAATCGAAGCGCAGACCCTGGCAAATGTTTATCTGGCGCTCGATCATGACCTGGATGTTGTGCCGGTCATCAATAAGATCGACCTGCCAAGCGCAGAGCCGGAGCGTGTCATCAATGAGATCGAGGATGTGATCGGTATCGAGGCACAGGATGCCCCGCAGATTTCCGCAAAAACCGGATTGAACGTGGAAGAAGTTCTTGAACAGATCGTAGAAAAAGTTCCGGCACCGACCGGAGATCCGAATGCACCGTTACAGGCATTGATTTTCGATTCCGTGTACGATTCCTATAAAGGTGTTATCGTATTTTGCAGGATCAAAGAAGGAAAGATCAGCAAGGGAACGTCTGTCCGCATGATGGCGACCGGTGCGGTGGAAGATGTTGTGGAAGTCGGCTATTTCGGAGCCGGACAGTTTATTCCGTGTGAGGAGTTATCCGCCGGTATGGTAGGTTATTTCACCGCAAGTATTAAAAATGTCAAAGATACCCGTGTCGGTGATACCGTGACTGACAACAACAGACCGTGCAGTGAACCGCTGCCAGGTTATAAGAAAGTAAATCCGATGGTATACTGCGGTGTTTATCCGGCAGACGGAGCAAAATACGGGGATCTTCGTGATGCGCTGGAAAAATTGCAGTTAAATGATGCGTCTTTGCAGTATGAACCGGAGACATCGATCGCTCTTGGATTTGGTTTCCGCTGCGGATTCCTCGGACTGCTGCATCTGGAGATCATCCAGGAGCGTCTGGAGAGAGAATACAACCTGGATCTGGTAACAACCGCACCGGGTGTTATCTATAAAGTGCATAAGACAAACGGTGAAGTGATGGATCTGACGAATCCGTCCAATCTTCCGGATCCGTCCACGATCGAATATATGGAAGAGCCGATGGTAAAAGCCGAGATCATGGTGACAACAGAATTTATCGGACCGATTATGGATCTTTGCCAGGAGCGCCGAGGACAGTACCAGGGAATGGAATACATGGAGACTACCCGTGCCCTGCTGACCTATCATATGCCGTTGAACGAGATCATCTATGACTTCTTCGATGCACTGAAATCCCGTTCCAGAGGATATGCGTCCTTTGACTATGAGATGATCGGCTACGAGAGAAGCGAACTGGTGAAACTGGATATTCTGGTAAATAAAGAAGAAGTGGATGCCCTTTCCTTTATCGTATTTGAGGGATCCGCGTATGAGCGCGGAAGAAAGATGTGCGAGAAACTGAAAGAAGAGATCCCGAGACAGCTGTTTGAGATCCCAATCCAGGCAGCAGTAGGCGGAAAGATCATTGCCAGAGAGACCGTCCGTGCGATGAGAAAAGACGTTCTGGCAAAATGTTACGGTGGTGATATTTCCCGTAAGAAGAAACTTCTGGAAAAACAGAAGGAAGGAAAGAAACGAATGCGTCAGGTGGGAAATGTAGAGATTCCACAGAAAGCATTTATGAGTGTACTGAAGCTGGATGAGGATTAG
- a CDS encoding stage II sporulation protein P, translating into MRRSEQIIKAVVWGLCVCLGGYLAARGYLYLRQSPGERAQQILGDVCMETEREAYLWYMPGIFYEEGNTTPMITKLWTKIENWYPLGAYLKEQQEEESHPVIEDESTCYEMIHANGNTIADRLLGENQSEAVTQENETAKGKTENDPGTQQEKKSGTDGNTETRQQEQSGETDGQKEETAQAEGETTAGQESDSENAATTTTPLPAWTTAVEATPKMDLSLDRLSDFQYLLNNFFVVDPNTTVDGSQINAGTFLGDSLALEEDSSVPQILIYHTHSQEGFADSTEGDEATSVIGVGDYLTSILQDVYGYQVIHRKDAFDLMEGQLDRSKAYNYALPVIEQVLAENPTIQVVIDLHRDGVPEGKHLVTEINGKPTAQIMYFNGLSRTVKNGNLDTLPNPYIEDNLSFSFQLSYQAARYYPQLTRCIYLKGYRYNLHVRPRSILLEVGAQTNTVEEAMNAMEPFSVILDKVLKGE; encoded by the coding sequence ATGAGAAGATCAGAACAGATTATAAAGGCAGTAGTATGGGGATTATGCGTCTGTCTGGGCGGGTATCTTGCGGCGCGGGGATATCTGTACCTGAGGCAGTCACCGGGAGAGCGTGCGCAGCAGATCCTCGGGGATGTCTGTATGGAGACGGAACGGGAAGCGTATCTGTGGTACATGCCGGGGATTTTTTATGAAGAGGGAAATACGACGCCGATGATAACAAAACTGTGGACGAAGATTGAAAACTGGTATCCGCTCGGCGCTTATCTGAAAGAACAGCAGGAGGAAGAATCCCATCCGGTGATCGAAGACGAGAGTACCTGTTATGAGATGATCCATGCCAACGGCAATACGATCGCTGACCGGCTGCTGGGAGAAAATCAGAGTGAGGCGGTAACACAGGAAAATGAAACGGCGAAGGGAAAGACGGAGAATGATCCGGGTACACAGCAGGAGAAAAAGAGCGGAACCGACGGGAACACAGAAACCCGGCAACAGGAGCAGAGCGGAGAGACAGACGGGCAAAAAGAGGAGACGGCGCAGGCAGAAGGTGAAACGACTGCAGGGCAGGAAAGTGACTCAGAGAATGCAGCTACAACCACCACGCCGCTTCCGGCATGGACGACAGCCGTGGAGGCAACGCCGAAGATGGATCTGTCCCTGGATCGTCTCAGTGATTTTCAGTATTTACTCAATAATTTCTTTGTGGTGGATCCGAACACCACCGTGGACGGTTCACAGATCAATGCCGGTACATTTTTAGGGGATTCCCTGGCACTGGAAGAGGACAGCAGTGTCCCGCAGATCCTCATTTACCATACCCACTCGCAGGAAGGATTTGCCGATTCCACTGAGGGGGATGAGGCAACGAGTGTGATCGGTGTGGGTGACTATCTTACGAGTATCCTGCAGGATGTCTACGGGTATCAGGTGATCCACCGAAAAGATGCCTTTGATCTGATGGAAGGACAGCTGGACCGGAGCAAGGCGTATAATTATGCCCTGCCGGTGATCGAACAGGTGCTTGCGGAAAATCCGACGATCCAGGTGGTCATCGACCTTCACAGAGACGGGGTGCCGGAGGGGAAACATCTGGTGACGGAGATCAACGGGAAACCGACGGCGCAGATCATGTATTTTAACGGACTGAGCAGAACCGTAAAAAACGGCAATCTGGATACCCTGCCAAACCCCTATATCGAGGATAATCTTTCTTTTTCCTTTCAGCTGTCCTATCAGGCGGCGCGGTATTATCCGCAGCTGACACGGTGCATTTATCTGAAAGGCTACCGATATAATCTTCATGTACGGCCGCGTTCGATCCTGCTGGAAGTGGGCGCGCAGACGAATACGGTGGAAGAGGCGATGAACGCGATGGAACCCTTCAGTGTGATTCTGGATAAAGTATTGAAGGGAGAGTAA
- the gpr gene encoding GPR endopeptidase, with protein MSGSFGIRTDLAVESKEKYEKDNVEIKGVAIHEEYEESLDLNTTVVRIQTEQGARAMEKPRGTYITMEAPNLIVPDEDYHREISVALAHHLRELLHLEKEKSILVVGLGNREITPDALGPRVIQNLKITRHIVKEYGKAGMGKERVHQISSLVPGVMAQTGMETMEIIRGVIRETDPDAVIAIDALAARSVRRLNCTIQVTDTGINPGSGVCNHRCGLNEESLGIPVIGIGVPTVVDGATIVHDAIAHLLENLEESEMEEFLQELITPRLHSMFVTPKDVDETVKRLSYTISEGINIAMEA; from the coding sequence ATGTCTGGGAGTTTTGGGATACGAACGGATCTTGCAGTGGAGAGTAAGGAGAAGTATGAGAAGGACAATGTGGAGATTAAGGGTGTGGCGATTCATGAGGAATATGAGGAGTCTCTGGACCTGAATACGACGGTGGTGCGGATTCAGACGGAACAGGGAGCGCGGGCGATGGAAAAGCCAAGAGGAACGTATATTACGATGGAAGCTCCGAATCTGATCGTGCCGGATGAGGATTATCACCGCGAGATTTCCGTGGCACTTGCTCATCATCTGCGGGAACTGCTCCATCTGGAGAAAGAAAAATCCATTCTGGTGGTGGGGCTTGGCAACCGGGAGATCACACCGGACGCGCTCGGTCCGCGGGTGATCCAGAACTTAAAGATCACCAGACATATTGTGAAAGAGTACGGAAAAGCAGGGATGGGAAAGGAGAGGGTGCATCAGATCAGCAGCCTGGTTCCGGGCGTTATGGCGCAGACCGGGATGGAGACGATGGAGATCATCCGGGGCGTGATCCGGGAGACCGATCCGGACGCAGTGATCGCGATCGATGCGCTGGCGGCGCGCAGTGTGCGGCGATTAAACTGCACGATCCAGGTGACGGATACGGGGATCAATCCGGGATCCGGTGTCTGCAACCACCGGTGCGGGCTGAATGAGGAATCCCTGGGAATCCCGGTGATCGGAATCGGTGTGCCAACCGTAGTAGACGGAGCGACGATCGTGCACGATGCGATTGCTCACCTTCTGGAAAATCTGGAAGAGTCGGAGATGGAAGAATTTTTACAGGAACTGATCACACCGCGGCTGCACAGCATGTTTGTCACACCGAAGGATGTGGATGAGACGGTCAAGCGGCTCAGTTATACGATCTCGGAGGGCATCAATATCGCGATGGAAGCATAA
- the rpsT gene encoding 30S ribosomal protein S20: MANIKSAKKRVIVNRTKAERNKAIRSEVKTSIKKVEAAVAAKDLAAAQAALKVATATIESACSKGVYHKNNAARKVSRVSKAVNSIA, encoded by the coding sequence ATGGCAAACATTAAATCCGCTAAAAAAAGAGTTATCGTAAACAGAACAAAAGCTGAAAGAAATAAAGCAATCCGTTCTGAAGTTAAAACATCTATCAAAAAAGTAGAGGCAGCAGTTGCAGCAAAAGATCTGGCAGCAGCTCAGGCAGCTCTGAAAGTAGCTACCGCTACCATCGAAAGCGCTTGTTCTAAAGGTGTATACCACAAAAACAACGCAGCAAGAAAAGTTTCCCGCGTATCCAAAGCAGTGAACTCTATTGCTTAA
- the holA gene encoding DNA polymerase III subunit delta has translation MKSVLEDIKNQEYKQAYLFFGEEGYLKKQYRDKLIQAWNPDGDTMNYSRFEGKGIDVKEVISLGETMPFFAERRIILMENTGFFKNQCPELTEYLNSLPDYLYLLFVEEEVDKRSKMFKTVKQIGRVVDFSVQDEKTLMRWVLGILKREGKQITQRDMERFLSKTGTDMSNIEKELEKLLCYTMDRSVITGEDIDAVCTTQINNRIFAMVQAVAEQNQKKALDLYYDLLALKEPPMRILFLLARQFNLLLQVKELQRLGCDQKTIASRTGLQSFVVRNYTGCTGRYTTAQLRQAVEDFTQTEEDVKTGRLSDVLSVELLIVKYARKNPV, from the coding sequence ATGAAAAGTGTATTGGAAGATATCAAAAATCAGGAATATAAGCAGGCATATCTCTTTTTCGGGGAGGAAGGATATCTGAAAAAGCAGTATCGCGACAAGCTGATCCAGGCGTGGAACCCGGACGGGGATACGATGAACTATTCCCGGTTTGAGGGAAAAGGGATTGATGTGAAAGAAGTGATCTCACTGGGAGAGACGATGCCGTTTTTTGCCGAGCGGCGGATCATCCTGATGGAAAATACCGGATTTTTCAAGAATCAGTGCCCGGAACTGACAGAATACCTGAACAGTCTGCCGGACTATCTGTATCTTCTGTTTGTGGAAGAAGAGGTGGATAAGCGAAGCAAAATGTTCAAAACGGTCAAACAGATCGGCCGGGTGGTGGATTTCTCGGTGCAGGATGAGAAAACACTGATGCGCTGGGTGCTTGGAATCCTGAAACGCGAGGGAAAACAGATCACCCAGAGGGATATGGAACGTTTTCTGTCGAAAACCGGTACGGATATGAGCAACATCGAGAAAGAACTGGAAAAGCTGTTATGCTATACGATGGATCGGTCGGTGATCACCGGGGAAGATATCGATGCGGTGTGTACGACACAGATCAACAACCGAATCTTTGCGATGGTGCAGGCAGTGGCGGAGCAGAACCAGAAGAAAGCACTGGATCTGTATTACGATCTGCTTGCCCTGAAGGAGCCGCCGATGCGGATCCTCTTTCTCCTGGCGCGGCAGTTCAATCTGCTGTTACAGGTGAAAGAGCTGCAGCGTCTCGGCTGCGATCAGAAAACCATCGCATCAAGAACGGGACTGCAAAGCTTTGTGGTCCGCAATTATACCGGCTGTACCGGCAGATATACGACCGCGCAGCTTCGTCAGGCGGTGGAAGACTTTACACAGACAGAGGAAGATGTGAAGACCGGAAGGCTGAGCGATGTGCTGAGTGTGGAACTTCTGATCGTGAAATATGCACGGAAGAATCCGGTGTGA
- a CDS encoding DNA internalization-related competence protein ComEC/Rec2 translates to MKSKRPLCLLFAGLILCILVTDWCGGSWLWKSPAGKESWQWAEQEQSIQAEGVVYRIEKDTRTMIYLKKTILIRSGSSKKYPIRNIKCTGKKEALNSLREGMRVRLEGTLALPELPRNPGQFNRRVYESGKKIDFYLENPAIVWSKEGSSGSTGMLRAWREEIKKRCKRLYPDTEAGILEAMLFGEKSELTGEVKGFYQAAGISHVLAISGLHISLLALAAAGILRRLGLPMPVWVLLSVGVLCGYGILIGQPTTAVRALLMFCVLQGGRLLGRSYDLLSALAFAGILMLLDNPDLVADGGCKLSFCAVIGVGWYVSEKQKIFRGLGKKEKGKKKEKKSGVRAIPEHIRTGWYLWMFTLPVMLDTFYQVSVAGILWNLVVIPLLPIVIASGGMGVLLAGWNVLLGSVAGSPAYGLLKVYQWIGQISEKLPVGMWTPGQPPKIVIAVYYLVMIMVVLVEKQMIKSENRWKKGKICLALELCSMVLLLSMMAHPWQQREQITFLDVGQGDASLLQSGGQALLLDGGSTSQKKVGTYVILPYLKQQGISCLEAVVLTHTDQDHINGVMEVLEEGKKGWLTVKHLLYPCWMEETEQGRELQKLAKEAGASCQGIRAGDQLELGNAEAAVIYPGDEETVTEPNAGSLVLCWEWAGVRTLFTGDLPEEKERELLQKLPACEILQVGHHGSATSTCQEFLDRVQPSLAVISCALTNRYGHPAPDTVGRLEKNGCEIRYTMKGGAVTVRQRGKEIRVEEYVTGGQ, encoded by the coding sequence CTGAAAAGCAAACGTCCTCTCTGCCTGCTGTTTGCAGGGCTGATCCTGTGTATTCTGGTGACGGACTGGTGCGGAGGTTCCTGGCTTTGGAAATCTCCCGCCGGGAAGGAATCCTGGCAGTGGGCAGAACAAGAGCAGAGCATACAGGCGGAAGGCGTGGTGTACCGCATCGAAAAAGACACCCGCACAATGATTTATCTGAAAAAAACAATTCTGATCCGTTCCGGATCATCAAAAAAATATCCCATTCGAAATATCAAATGTACAGGAAAAAAAGAAGCACTGAACAGTCTGAGAGAAGGCATGCGTGTCCGGCTGGAAGGAACCCTTGCGCTTCCGGAACTTCCGCGCAATCCCGGACAGTTTAACCGGAGAGTCTATGAAAGCGGGAAAAAGATCGATTTTTATCTGGAAAATCCGGCAATTGTATGGAGCAAAGAAGGATCCTCCGGGAGCACCGGGATGCTGCGAGCGTGGCGGGAAGAAATAAAGAAACGGTGCAAACGGCTCTATCCCGACACGGAGGCGGGGATCCTTGAGGCGATGCTGTTCGGGGAAAAGAGTGAACTTACCGGGGAGGTCAAGGGATTTTATCAGGCAGCAGGGATCAGCCATGTGCTTGCCATATCCGGTCTGCATATCAGTCTTCTTGCACTGGCAGCTGCCGGGATCCTCCGACGGCTGGGACTTCCGATGCCGGTATGGGTGTTGCTATCTGTGGGGGTGCTGTGTGGGTACGGCATACTGATCGGACAGCCGACCACAGCGGTTCGGGCACTTCTGATGTTTTGTGTGCTTCAGGGCGGGCGGCTGCTGGGCCGTTCCTACGATCTCTTATCCGCGCTGGCATTTGCCGGGATCCTGATGCTTCTGGATAACCCGGATCTGGTCGCTGATGGCGGATGCAAGCTGTCCTTTTGCGCTGTGATCGGCGTGGGATGGTATGTCAGCGAGAAACAAAAAATCTTTCGGGGACTTGGGAAGAAAGAGAAAGGAAAGAAGAAAGAAAAAAAGAGCGGTGTCAGAGCAATACCGGAACATATACGCACCGGCTGGTATCTGTGGATGTTTACGCTGCCGGTGATGCTGGATACCTTTTATCAGGTGTCAGTGGCGGGCATTCTGTGGAATCTGGTGGTGATCCCGCTGCTTCCGATCGTGATTGCCTCCGGGGGAATGGGAGTGCTTCTGGCAGGCTGGAATGTACTTTTGGGGAGTGTGGCGGGAAGTCCGGCTTACGGGCTCTTAAAAGTATATCAGTGGATCGGGCAGATCTCTGAGAAACTGCCGGTTGGGATGTGGACGCCGGGGCAGCCGCCCAAAATAGTGATCGCTGTGTATTATCTGGTGATGATCATGGTGGTTTTGGTGGAAAAACAGATGATAAAGAGTGAAAACCGGTGGAAAAAGGGGAAGATCTGTCTGGCATTGGAACTGTGCAGTATGGTGCTGTTGCTTTCAATGATGGCACATCCCTGGCAGCAGAGGGAACAGATCACGTTTCTCGATGTCGGGCAGGGAGATGCCAGTCTGTTACAGAGTGGTGGACAGGCACTTTTGCTTGACGGGGGAAGCACCAGCCAGAAAAAGGTGGGAACGTATGTGATCCTGCCATACCTGAAACAGCAGGGCATTTCCTGTCTGGAAGCGGTGGTGCTCACACATACGGATCAGGATCACATCAATGGTGTCATGGAAGTGCTTGAAGAAGGGAAAAAGGGCTGGTTGACGGTGAAACATCTTCTGTATCCCTGCTGGATGGAAGAGACGGAACAGGGGAGAGAACTGCAAAAACTGGCGAAAGAAGCAGGAGCATCCTGCCAGGGGATCCGGGCAGGCGATCAGTTAGAACTGGGAAATGCAGAAGCTGCGGTAATCTATCCGGGAGACGAAGAAACGGTTACGGAGCCAAATGCGGGATCCCTGGTACTTTGCTGGGAATGGGCAGGAGTCCGGACTCTCTTTACCGGGGATCTGCCGGAGGAGAAAGAGCGGGAACTGCTGCAAAAACTGCCCGCCTGTGAGATCCTGCAGGTGGGACATCACGGCTCTGCCACATCCACCTGTCAGGAGTTTCTGGATCGGGTACAACCTTCCCTGGCGGTAATCTCCTGCGCGCTGACAAACCGGTATGGGCATCCGGCACCAGATACGGTAGGACGGCTGGAAAAAAACGGATGCGAGATCCGCTATACGATGAAAGGCGGTGCGGTCACGGTAAGGCAGAGGGGGAAGGAGATCCGGGTGGAAGAATATGTGACTGGCGGACAGTGA